One Phragmites australis chromosome 23, lpPhrAust1.1, whole genome shotgun sequence DNA window includes the following coding sequences:
- the LOC133905953 gene encoding plant-specific TFIIB-related protein 1-like, translating to MHRPRASSPNASLLPPSLPSLHPLPLVTLDLTAIEPSPSCDIHNDEDPFLPTCFVFVFSAFSLECHPVLTRSASAFSGLLAALERFLAIDSPRIIDIAFKLRLDQDIADHAFDLFKDCSSTTCLRNQSVEALMIAMLVQAIREA from the exons ATGCACCGTCCTCGAGCGTCATCTCCAAACGCATCTCTTCtccccccctccctcccctccctccacCCGCTCCCTCTCGTCACCCTCGACCTCACCGCCATCGAGCCATCCCCATCCTGCGATATCCACAACGATGAAGACCCCTTCCTCCCCACGTGTTTCGTTTTCGTCTTCTCGGCCTTCTCCCTCGAGTGCCACCCTGTTCTCACTCGCTCCGCCTCCGCCTTCTCCGGTCTCCTCGCCGCGCTCGAGCGCTTCCTTGCCATCGACTCCCCAAGG atcatcgacatcGCCTTCAAACTCAGGCTAGACCAGGACATAGCCGACCACGCCTTCGATCTCTTCAAGGACTGCTCGTCCACGACATGCCTCAGGAACCAAAGTGTTGAGGCGCTCATGATCGCCATGCTCGTGCAGGCCATCCGTGAGGCGTAA